The proteins below are encoded in one region of Festucalex cinctus isolate MCC-2025b chromosome 2, RoL_Fcin_1.0, whole genome shotgun sequence:
- the sumo1 gene encoding small ubiquitin-related modifier 1 yields MSDSETKPSSQDYGDKKDGEYIKLKVIGQDSSEIHFKVKMTTHLKKLKDSYSQRQGVAANTLRFLFEGQRIADNQTPKELGMEDEDVIEVYQEQTGGLWND; encoded by the exons ATGTCAGATTCG GAGACAAAACCATCGAGCCAAGACTATGGGGATAAAAAGGATGGGGAGTACATCAAATTAAAGGTGATCGGTCAG GACAGCAGTGAAATTCATTTTAAAGTGAAGATGACGACGCATCTGAAAAAGCTGAAGGACTCTTACAGCCAGAGACAG GGCGTCGCAGCAAATACACTCAGGTTTTTGTTTGAAGGCCAGAGAATCGCAGATAATCAAACTCCAAAAGAG TTGGGAATGGAAGATGAGGATGTCATTGAGGTATATCAAGaacagacaggcggactttggaATGATTAA
- the LOC144015058 gene encoding claudin-34-like produces the protein MSRSHPQLYALWLGCMGWTLTAVALGLVQWRVWLVHDSEAISSGVAWVGVWRACFNSHTQVSPGFMVRHCGSISLSEASTPPEIAAAQVLMLLSLLVGLLGNSGGVYAFRNAYFGLETNTANCFLITGALFLSASGMSLLPLAWNLRSVLANQTIAFPPGFKMPRAPDSQHVGCGIAVGMAGMVLMVLSGVMFCRYGLCRTVKSPVRSQCDRSVEYDNPAFDSHELARDI, from the coding sequence ATGAGCCGCTCCCACCCCCAGCTCTATGCTTTATGGCTGGGTTGCATGGGATGGACTCTAACTGCCGTAGCCCTCGGACTGGTCCAGTGGAGGGTTTGGTTGGTGCACGACAGCGAAGCGATCAGCTCAGGGGTCGCATGGGTCGGCGTGTGGAGGGCTTGCTTCAACAGTCACACGCAGGTGAGCCCCGGTTTCATGGTCAGGCACTGTGGGTCCATCAGCCTGTCAGAGGCGTCCACACCACCCGAGATCGCAGCAGCTCAAGTCCTCATGCTCCTTTCTCTGCTGGTGGGGCTACTGGGGAACAGCGGTGGTGTTTACGCCTTCAGGAACGCCTACTTTGGCTTGGAGACTAATACGGCCAACTGCTTTTTAATCACTGGAGCACTGTTCTTATCAGCTTCTGGGATGTCTCTCTTGCCCCTCGCATGGAATTTGAGATCAGTTTTGGCCAATCAGACCATCGCGTTCCCCCCTGGATTCAAGATGCCCCGTGCCCCGGATTCTCAGCACGTGGGATGTGGCATTGCAGTGGGAATGGCGGGCATGGTTCTAATGGTATTGTCTGGGGTTATGTTCTGTAGATATGGGTTATGTCGAACAGTGAAATCACCAGTGAGGTCGCAATGTGATAGATCGGTTGAATATGATAACCCAGCATTTGACTCTCATGAACTTGCTAGGgatatttaa
- the LOC144013812 gene encoding protein Shroom2-like isoform X1, with product MVDVVSPHTMPSESEVLVARCFLTKILRSSMRKNRLKGKNDPSSRPHSWHSSKLIVEESELLGKETTTIPVWQQKEARLKELSCQTDQNQHQRTGQLSTAGNMEKLERPAHPFPPDRVSPTKYTSISEPNSGSEGRRDTFSCFSSGSNSLVRDSSSLGRKGTSAENIFFKGLQDEGPFTVERPEYFHTPCQEGHWFGKQNSSWMSSRFRPSIGSVWQVPEKKKSKSPPAPPTLRNDGCVATSMLAYPEGSEKNPMTYRRSVEWLVEGNKFQLETNIKSRCSVTSEKDFFHPSRAGEHNQLHPNKHFSLSSTDVRQSHYASRHPHQKQYSDENPFYPQTCFAPRPKIQSVGSYYRSLQDLPMKAPSRKLVWCSSASVADTNLENNRYSGSVNKKGTHQSVHPENKGHNGLMKNASLLDPQISEHSHCRGPPDATKRNEGHINNKKIISPAHQSCNHKVSLSSFHDPWVPQEDHRISPLETPLLHSLAQESRIQMEVTPTSNVSSQNLCDSMVASGGKNSRRGDRYATTLRNEVQQKRAQLQKSCSAATLTCDIQDDDSAEWKYAEPSISCSKSPSNTYKDNLKEAQARVLQATSFQRRDLEPLGEDAPVLKTSNGRIRGRKRFHLAKRMHSFSEPDKIDRVGVDREHQDGPEASSSEAKPAFSKPVKPMSTSNKDLNRSQLRVVETKEKWTLGETQETHSSVETSCLIPPGMLVLQEQQKLGTFAEYQATWNTQKRTRSEAKIQGRYYSAENILDTEAGETATCFHERSRSSPSADFCTQNIPSMWKGLQGEQSNCDTRNKAPVPGITDQQTSPDAVNATLAVSSDPCSMSPVLDSQQPTQPLHVNAISPSRPHLGPETCLSRDLLSTVLADLEILQPLSSLDPTTKTPTAPGSPCLCTMPQSEGRREDAESKKGQSASSSYLSLVANTPHVTSPLLRLMDKQPAVSVQEDSPLRSENDSKLSDGMMDISSSGGGILVSTYSPQSSNTSGILNPHSDITSVDANETLPSSFNVCTQQSTKDLGCGSEQCKDRIPESNLTGEEDAKTQQLVRDIMGKDKSLVEILDQTGRKTTMDLMEGLFIQEKQILEGSQQRRRTSSGSRQPTTSRRDEEDLSAAGSLVPSSSYYNTSAPKAELLIKMKDMQEQLLQQDSEDELDVDLASKKQELISSLAKKLEVLREARQSLQEDVEDNEALGSEVENTVQRLCLPNQLDKFRMFVGDLDKVVSLLLSLSGRLARVENALNSLEDGAPLEEKRTLTEKRKLLMRQHEDAKELKENLDRRERLVSSIMEAHLDPERLDDYRHFVKMKSALIIEQRKLEDKIKLGEEQLKCLLDSLPLEQRSQF from the exons ATGGTTGATGTTGTATCACCACACACCATgccatcagaaagcgaggttctTGTGGCAAGGTGCTTTCTGACCAAGATTTTGCGAAGCTCTATGAG GAAGAATCGCCTCAAAGG GAAGAATGATCCGAGCTCTCGCCCTCATTCCTGGCACTCCTCCAAGCTGATAGTGGAGGAGTCTGAGCTCCTTGGCAAAGAGACCACCACAATACCAGTGTGGCAGCAAAAAGAAGCAAG GCTCAAGGAGTTATCCTGTCAAACAGACCAGAACCAGCATCAACGAACTGGCCAGCTCAGCACAGCGGGCAACATGGAGAAACTGGAGCGTCCTGCTCATCCTTTCCCACCAGATCGCGTTTCCCCGACGAAATATACTAGCATCAGTGAGCCTAACAGTGGTTCAGAAGGCAGAAGAGACACATTCAGCTGTTTCTCCAGTGGATCCAACTCTCTCGTTCGAGACTCAAGCTCACTTGGCAGAAAGGGAACCAGtgcagaaaacatttttttcaaaggTCTTCAAGATGAAGGGCCCTTTACAGTGGAGCGCCCCGAGTACTTTCATACTCCTTGCCAGGAGGGGCATTGGTTCGGTAAACAGAATTCCTCTTGGATGTCAAGTAGATTTAGGCCCAGCATTGGTTCAGTGTGGCAGGTACCAGAAAAGAAGAAGTCCAAGTCTCCTCCTGCACCTCCCACTTTGCGCAATGACGGTTGTGTTGCCACAAGCATGTTGGCATACCCTGAGGGATCTGAAAAAAATCCAATGACTTACCGCAGGTCAGTTGAATGGCTGGTTGAAGGTAACAAATTTCAGCTGGAAACAAACATTAAGTCCAGATGTAGCGTCACATCAGAAAAAGACTTTTTCCATCCCAGCAGAGCAGGTGAACACAACCAACTCCACCCAAACAAACATTTCTCATTGTCCAGCACTGATGTCAGGCAATCTCATTATGCCAGCAGACATCCCCACCAGAAACAGTACAGTGACGAGAACCCCTTTTATCCCCAGACATGCTTTGCACCTCGCCCCAAGATTCAGAGTGTTGGAAGTTATTATCGCAGTTTACAGGACCTGCCCATGAAGGCCCCCAGCCGTAAATTGGTCTGGTGCTCCTCAGCCTCTGTGGCTGacacaaacctagaaaacaacaGATACTCTGGTTCGGTAAACAAAAAGGGAACGCACCAGTCAGTCCACCCAGAAAATAAGGGGCACAATGGTCTTATGAAAAATGCTTCCCTTCTTGACCCCCAAATCTCTGAACACTCTCACTGCCGTGGGCCACCGGATGCCACGAAGAGAAATGAAGGACACATTAacaataagaaaataatttccCCAGCTCATCAAAGTTGTAATCACAAGGTTAGTCTTTCAAGTTTTCACGACCCCTGGGTACCACAAGAAGATCACCGAATATCCCCCTTGGAAACCCCATTGCTTCATTCACTGGCACAGGAGAGCAGAATTCAAATGGAAGTTACACCAACAAGTAATGTATCATCCCAGAATCTCTGTGATTCCATGGTTGCCAGTGGTGGAAAAAACAGTCGGCGTGGTGACCGTTATGCCACTACACTGCGGAATGAAGTGCAACAGAAGCGAGCCCAGCTGCAAAAAAGCTGTAGTGCTGCAACACTGACTTGTGATATCCAGGATGATGACTCCGCAGAGTGGAAATACGCAGAGCCTTCTATATCATGTAGCAAATCCCCCTCAAACACCTACAAAGACAATCTTAAAGAGGCGCAAGCTAGAGTCCTCCAGGCTACGTCTTTTCAGAGACGTGATCTAGAACCCCTTGGAGAAGATGCACCGGTGCTAAAAACCTCTAATGGACGAATTAGAGGACGTAAACGTTTCCACTTAGCCAAACGTATGCATTCCTTCTCCGAACCTGACAAAATAGATAGAGTCGGAGTGGACAGAGAGCATCAAGATGGACCTGAGGCCTCATCCTCTGAGGCCAAGCCGGCATTTTCTAAACCAGTTAAGCCAATGTCAACATCCAATAAAGATTTGAATCGAAGTCAACTTAGGGTTGTAGAAACCAAAGAGAAATGGACATTGGGGGAAACTCAGGAGACTCATTCATCTGTAGAAACCAGCTGCCTCATCCCCCCAGGGATGTTGGTCCTACAGGAGCAACAGAAGCTTGGAACATTTGCTGAGTACCAAGCCACATGGAACACACAGAAGAGAACAAGATCTGAGGCCAAGATCCAAGGCAGGTATTACTCGGCAGAGAACATCTTGGATACTGAAGCTGGGGAAACGGCAACTTGCTTCCACGAAAGATCCAGATCTTCTCCCTCCGCAGACTTTTGTACTCAG AATATTCCATCCATGTGGAAAGGTCTTCAAGGAGAGCAGAGTAATTGCGATACAAG AAACAAGGCCCCAGTCCCAGGCATCACTGACCAACAGACCAGCCCAGATGCTGTCAACGCGACCTTAGCAGTCTCCTCTGATCCTTGTAGCATGAGTCCTGTCCTTGACTCCCAGCAGCCAACCCAGCCACTACATGTCAATGCTATCTCACCCTCTAGACCCCATTTAGGCCCAGAAACTTGCTTATCACGGGACTTACTCTCAACGGTCCTTGCGGACCTTGAAATTCTTCAGCCTCTGTCCAGTTTGGATCCCACTACAAAGACTCCCACCGCTCCTGGCTCTCCTTGCCTTTGCACAATGCCTCAATCTGAAGGGAGAAGAGAGGATGCAGAGAGCAAGAAGGGGCAGTCAGCATCTTCCTCCTATTTATCCCTTGTAGCGAACACCCCTCATGTTACCTCGCCACTTCTGAGGCTGATGGACAAACAGCCGGCTGTGTCCGTGCAGGAGGATTCCCCTCTTCG GTCTGAAAATGACTCTAAGCTCTCCGATGGTATGATGGACATAAGCAGTtcaggggggggaattcttgtCTCAACCTACTCACCTCAGAGCAGCAACACTTCTGGCATCCTGAATCCACACTCAGACATCACCTCAGTGGATGCCAACGAGACATTGCCCTCATCATTCAATGTCTGTACACAGCAATCTACTAAGGACCTGGGATGTGGATCAGAGCAGTGCAAAGACCGCATTCCTGAGTCAAACCTAACGGGGGAAGAAGACGCAAAAACACAGCAGCTGGTCAGGGATATAATGGGTAAAGACAAATCCCTGGTGGAGATCTTAGATCAGACTGGAAGGAAGACCACAATGGACCTGATGGAGGGACTATTTATCCAAGAGAAGCAGATCCTGGAGGGGTCCCAACAACGTAGAAGAACCTCTAGCGGCTCCAGGCAGCCCACCACAAGCAG GAGAGATGAGGAGGATCTATCTGCAGCGGGTTCCCTGGTTCCCAGCTCCTCATACTACAACACGTCAGCTCCAAAAGCTGAGCTTCTAATCAAGATGAAGGACATGCAGGAACAACTGCTGCAACAGGACTCTGAAGATGAGCTGGATGTAGACCTAGCCAGTAAAAAG CAGGAACTGATCTCAAGCCTGGCCAAGAAGCTGGAGGTGCTAAGGGAGGCACGACAGAGCCTGCAGGAGGACGTAGAGGACAACGAGGCTTTGGGCAGCGAGGTGGAGAATACTGTGCAACGTTTATGCCTGCCCAACCAACTGGACAAGTTCAGGATGTTTGTGGGTGATCTGGACAAAGTCGTGAGCCTGCTGCTGTCCCTTTCGGGTCGGCTGGCGCGTGTGGAGAACGCTCTCAACAGTCTGGAAGATGGCGCTCCCTTGGAGGAGAAG CGCACCCTGACTGAGAAGCGCAAATTGCTAATGCGGCAGCACGAGGATGCCAAGGAGCTGAAGGAGAACTTGGACCGCCGGGAGCGTCTGGTGTCCTCTATCATGGAGGCCCACTTGGACCCTGAGCGCCTGGATGACTATCGCCATTTTGTCAAGATGAAGTCTGCGCTCATCATTGAACAGCGCAAACTGGAGGACAAAATCAAGCTTGGCGAGGAGCAGCTCAAGTGCCTATTGGACAGTCTGCCGCTGGAGCAGAGGTCgcagttttaa
- the LOC144013812 gene encoding protein Shroom2-like isoform X2 codes for MEKLERPAHPFPPDRVSPTKYTSISEPNSGSEGRRDTFSCFSSGSNSLVRDSSSLGRKGTSAENIFFKGLQDEGPFTVERPEYFHTPCQEGHWFGKQNSSWMSSRFRPSIGSVWQVPEKKKSKSPPAPPTLRNDGCVATSMLAYPEGSEKNPMTYRRSVEWLVEGNKFQLETNIKSRCSVTSEKDFFHPSRAGEHNQLHPNKHFSLSSTDVRQSHYASRHPHQKQYSDENPFYPQTCFAPRPKIQSVGSYYRSLQDLPMKAPSRKLVWCSSASVADTNLENNRYSGSVNKKGTHQSVHPENKGHNGLMKNASLLDPQISEHSHCRGPPDATKRNEGHINNKKIISPAHQSCNHKVSLSSFHDPWVPQEDHRISPLETPLLHSLAQESRIQMEVTPTSNVSSQNLCDSMVASGGKNSRRGDRYATTLRNEVQQKRAQLQKSCSAATLTCDIQDDDSAEWKYAEPSISCSKSPSNTYKDNLKEAQARVLQATSFQRRDLEPLGEDAPVLKTSNGRIRGRKRFHLAKRMHSFSEPDKIDRVGVDREHQDGPEASSSEAKPAFSKPVKPMSTSNKDLNRSQLRVVETKEKWTLGETQETHSSVETSCLIPPGMLVLQEQQKLGTFAEYQATWNTQKRTRSEAKIQGRYYSAENILDTEAGETATCFHERSRSSPSADFCTQNIPSMWKGLQGEQSNCDTRNKAPVPGITDQQTSPDAVNATLAVSSDPCSMSPVLDSQQPTQPLHVNAISPSRPHLGPETCLSRDLLSTVLADLEILQPLSSLDPTTKTPTAPGSPCLCTMPQSEGRREDAESKKGQSASSSYLSLVANTPHVTSPLLRLMDKQPAVSVQEDSPLRSENDSKLSDGMMDISSSGGGILVSTYSPQSSNTSGILNPHSDITSVDANETLPSSFNVCTQQSTKDLGCGSEQCKDRIPESNLTGEEDAKTQQLVRDIMGKDKSLVEILDQTGRKTTMDLMEGLFIQEKQILEGSQQRRRTSSGSRQPTTSRRDEEDLSAAGSLVPSSSYYNTSAPKAELLIKMKDMQEQLLQQDSEDELDVDLASKKQELISSLAKKLEVLREARQSLQEDVEDNEALGSEVENTVQRLCLPNQLDKFRMFVGDLDKVVSLLLSLSGRLARVENALNSLEDGAPLEEKRTLTEKRKLLMRQHEDAKELKENLDRRERLVSSIMEAHLDPERLDDYRHFVKMKSALIIEQRKLEDKIKLGEEQLKCLLDSLPLEQRSQF; via the exons ATGGAGAAACTGGAGCGTCCTGCTCATCCTTTCCCACCAGATCGCGTTTCCCCGACGAAATATACTAGCATCAGTGAGCCTAACAGTGGTTCAGAAGGCAGAAGAGACACATTCAGCTGTTTCTCCAGTGGATCCAACTCTCTCGTTCGAGACTCAAGCTCACTTGGCAGAAAGGGAACCAGtgcagaaaacatttttttcaaaggTCTTCAAGATGAAGGGCCCTTTACAGTGGAGCGCCCCGAGTACTTTCATACTCCTTGCCAGGAGGGGCATTGGTTCGGTAAACAGAATTCCTCTTGGATGTCAAGTAGATTTAGGCCCAGCATTGGTTCAGTGTGGCAGGTACCAGAAAAGAAGAAGTCCAAGTCTCCTCCTGCACCTCCCACTTTGCGCAATGACGGTTGTGTTGCCACAAGCATGTTGGCATACCCTGAGGGATCTGAAAAAAATCCAATGACTTACCGCAGGTCAGTTGAATGGCTGGTTGAAGGTAACAAATTTCAGCTGGAAACAAACATTAAGTCCAGATGTAGCGTCACATCAGAAAAAGACTTTTTCCATCCCAGCAGAGCAGGTGAACACAACCAACTCCACCCAAACAAACATTTCTCATTGTCCAGCACTGATGTCAGGCAATCTCATTATGCCAGCAGACATCCCCACCAGAAACAGTACAGTGACGAGAACCCCTTTTATCCCCAGACATGCTTTGCACCTCGCCCCAAGATTCAGAGTGTTGGAAGTTATTATCGCAGTTTACAGGACCTGCCCATGAAGGCCCCCAGCCGTAAATTGGTCTGGTGCTCCTCAGCCTCTGTGGCTGacacaaacctagaaaacaacaGATACTCTGGTTCGGTAAACAAAAAGGGAACGCACCAGTCAGTCCACCCAGAAAATAAGGGGCACAATGGTCTTATGAAAAATGCTTCCCTTCTTGACCCCCAAATCTCTGAACACTCTCACTGCCGTGGGCCACCGGATGCCACGAAGAGAAATGAAGGACACATTAacaataagaaaataatttccCCAGCTCATCAAAGTTGTAATCACAAGGTTAGTCTTTCAAGTTTTCACGACCCCTGGGTACCACAAGAAGATCACCGAATATCCCCCTTGGAAACCCCATTGCTTCATTCACTGGCACAGGAGAGCAGAATTCAAATGGAAGTTACACCAACAAGTAATGTATCATCCCAGAATCTCTGTGATTCCATGGTTGCCAGTGGTGGAAAAAACAGTCGGCGTGGTGACCGTTATGCCACTACACTGCGGAATGAAGTGCAACAGAAGCGAGCCCAGCTGCAAAAAAGCTGTAGTGCTGCAACACTGACTTGTGATATCCAGGATGATGACTCCGCAGAGTGGAAATACGCAGAGCCTTCTATATCATGTAGCAAATCCCCCTCAAACACCTACAAAGACAATCTTAAAGAGGCGCAAGCTAGAGTCCTCCAGGCTACGTCTTTTCAGAGACGTGATCTAGAACCCCTTGGAGAAGATGCACCGGTGCTAAAAACCTCTAATGGACGAATTAGAGGACGTAAACGTTTCCACTTAGCCAAACGTATGCATTCCTTCTCCGAACCTGACAAAATAGATAGAGTCGGAGTGGACAGAGAGCATCAAGATGGACCTGAGGCCTCATCCTCTGAGGCCAAGCCGGCATTTTCTAAACCAGTTAAGCCAATGTCAACATCCAATAAAGATTTGAATCGAAGTCAACTTAGGGTTGTAGAAACCAAAGAGAAATGGACATTGGGGGAAACTCAGGAGACTCATTCATCTGTAGAAACCAGCTGCCTCATCCCCCCAGGGATGTTGGTCCTACAGGAGCAACAGAAGCTTGGAACATTTGCTGAGTACCAAGCCACATGGAACACACAGAAGAGAACAAGATCTGAGGCCAAGATCCAAGGCAGGTATTACTCGGCAGAGAACATCTTGGATACTGAAGCTGGGGAAACGGCAACTTGCTTCCACGAAAGATCCAGATCTTCTCCCTCCGCAGACTTTTGTACTCAG AATATTCCATCCATGTGGAAAGGTCTTCAAGGAGAGCAGAGTAATTGCGATACAAG AAACAAGGCCCCAGTCCCAGGCATCACTGACCAACAGACCAGCCCAGATGCTGTCAACGCGACCTTAGCAGTCTCCTCTGATCCTTGTAGCATGAGTCCTGTCCTTGACTCCCAGCAGCCAACCCAGCCACTACATGTCAATGCTATCTCACCCTCTAGACCCCATTTAGGCCCAGAAACTTGCTTATCACGGGACTTACTCTCAACGGTCCTTGCGGACCTTGAAATTCTTCAGCCTCTGTCCAGTTTGGATCCCACTACAAAGACTCCCACCGCTCCTGGCTCTCCTTGCCTTTGCACAATGCCTCAATCTGAAGGGAGAAGAGAGGATGCAGAGAGCAAGAAGGGGCAGTCAGCATCTTCCTCCTATTTATCCCTTGTAGCGAACACCCCTCATGTTACCTCGCCACTTCTGAGGCTGATGGACAAACAGCCGGCTGTGTCCGTGCAGGAGGATTCCCCTCTTCG GTCTGAAAATGACTCTAAGCTCTCCGATGGTATGATGGACATAAGCAGTtcaggggggggaattcttgtCTCAACCTACTCACCTCAGAGCAGCAACACTTCTGGCATCCTGAATCCACACTCAGACATCACCTCAGTGGATGCCAACGAGACATTGCCCTCATCATTCAATGTCTGTACACAGCAATCTACTAAGGACCTGGGATGTGGATCAGAGCAGTGCAAAGACCGCATTCCTGAGTCAAACCTAACGGGGGAAGAAGACGCAAAAACACAGCAGCTGGTCAGGGATATAATGGGTAAAGACAAATCCCTGGTGGAGATCTTAGATCAGACTGGAAGGAAGACCACAATGGACCTGATGGAGGGACTATTTATCCAAGAGAAGCAGATCCTGGAGGGGTCCCAACAACGTAGAAGAACCTCTAGCGGCTCCAGGCAGCCCACCACAAGCAG GAGAGATGAGGAGGATCTATCTGCAGCGGGTTCCCTGGTTCCCAGCTCCTCATACTACAACACGTCAGCTCCAAAAGCTGAGCTTCTAATCAAGATGAAGGACATGCAGGAACAACTGCTGCAACAGGACTCTGAAGATGAGCTGGATGTAGACCTAGCCAGTAAAAAG CAGGAACTGATCTCAAGCCTGGCCAAGAAGCTGGAGGTGCTAAGGGAGGCACGACAGAGCCTGCAGGAGGACGTAGAGGACAACGAGGCTTTGGGCAGCGAGGTGGAGAATACTGTGCAACGTTTATGCCTGCCCAACCAACTGGACAAGTTCAGGATGTTTGTGGGTGATCTGGACAAAGTCGTGAGCCTGCTGCTGTCCCTTTCGGGTCGGCTGGCGCGTGTGGAGAACGCTCTCAACAGTCTGGAAGATGGCGCTCCCTTGGAGGAGAAG CGCACCCTGACTGAGAAGCGCAAATTGCTAATGCGGCAGCACGAGGATGCCAAGGAGCTGAAGGAGAACTTGGACCGCCGGGAGCGTCTGGTGTCCTCTATCATGGAGGCCCACTTGGACCCTGAGCGCCTGGATGACTATCGCCATTTTGTCAAGATGAAGTCTGCGCTCATCATTGAACAGCGCAAACTGGAGGACAAAATCAAGCTTGGCGAGGAGCAGCTCAAGTGCCTATTGGACAGTCTGCCGCTGGAGCAGAGGTCgcagttttaa